A stretch of Ferribacterium limneticum DNA encodes these proteins:
- a CDS encoding class I SAM-dependent methyltransferase, with translation MSIPGLDAWLASAPGHYVLDWEQRQLDGIVADIFGFNALQLGLPQGDFLRANRIPLRQRGGEHGPVDVQCNYTALPFASNSIDLVVLPHILEFSDEPHQILREVERILIPEGQVIIVGFNPLSLWGLKRKLDRSGEFPWNGSYLSMNRLKDWMKLLGFEVDRGHLGCYVPPVDQLKWLQNWRFIENASKRWWNFSGGVYVLRAIKRTHSMRLITPKWKTQGVRAKALRPIAQKEGHDR, from the coding sequence ATGTCAATTCCCGGGCTGGACGCTTGGCTGGCCTCGGCTCCCGGCCACTATGTACTGGACTGGGAACAGCGCCAGCTCGATGGCATCGTCGCCGACATTTTCGGTTTCAACGCGCTTCAACTGGGCCTGCCGCAAGGTGACTTCCTGCGTGCCAACCGCATCCCGCTGCGCCAGCGAGGCGGCGAACACGGCCCGGTCGATGTGCAGTGCAACTACACGGCCCTGCCCTTCGCTTCGAACAGTATCGACCTTGTCGTTCTGCCGCATATTCTCGAATTCAGTGACGAACCGCACCAGATCCTGCGTGAAGTCGAACGCATCCTGATCCCCGAGGGCCAGGTCATCATCGTTGGCTTTAATCCGCTATCGCTGTGGGGCCTCAAACGCAAACTGGACCGCAGTGGCGAGTTCCCGTGGAACGGCAGCTACCTGTCGATGAATCGCCTGAAAGACTGGATGAAACTACTCGGTTTCGAGGTCGACCGTGGCCATCTGGGATGTTACGTCCCCCCCGTCGATCAACTGAAATGGCTGCAGAACTGGCGTTTCATCGAGAACGCCAGTAAGCGCTGGTGGAATTTCTCCGGTGGCGTCTATGTGCTGCGCGCCATCAAGCGCACGCACAGCATGCGCCTGATCACCCCAAAATG
- a CDS encoding GGDEF domain-containing response regulator: MKILVVEDSRSSLATLTKYVEHFGATAIPAENGEMALDLFSHNRPDLVLLNIALPDTDGFAVAQRIRAMEKPGDWTPIIFLASLGLDADIEQGIAAGGDDYLPKPVSEIVLGAKIRTMQRIVLMRASLLAVTRKLDAANQELIRISSSDGLTGVANRRYFDEAISVEWRRARRHSNSIAVLMCDIDHFKLFNDAYGHQAGDECLRKVAAAISRHTERPSDTVARFGGEEFAVILPETSIAGALMVAEKIRHAIRELNIVHATSPTGQVALSIGIASAAPGFDNPPDDLILAADKALYRAKQEGRDRVCRADAT, from the coding sequence ATGAAAATTCTCGTCGTTGAAGATAGTCGCTCCAGCCTTGCCACACTGACCAAGTACGTCGAACACTTCGGCGCAACTGCCATTCCAGCCGAAAATGGCGAAATGGCGCTTGACCTGTTTTCGCACAACCGCCCCGATCTGGTCCTGCTCAACATCGCGCTACCGGATACCGATGGATTTGCTGTTGCCCAGCGTATCCGGGCCATGGAAAAACCGGGCGACTGGACACCAATCATTTTTCTTGCGTCGCTTGGCCTGGATGCCGATATCGAGCAAGGCATTGCTGCCGGCGGTGACGACTATCTGCCCAAACCAGTCAGCGAAATCGTGCTCGGGGCAAAGATTCGCACCATGCAGCGCATCGTCCTGATGCGCGCCTCGCTGCTCGCTGTCACGCGAAAGCTCGACGCAGCCAATCAGGAGCTGATCCGGATTTCGTCCAGCGATGGACTGACCGGCGTGGCCAACCGACGCTATTTCGATGAGGCCATTTCCGTTGAATGGCGCCGTGCCCGCCGGCATTCGAACAGCATCGCCGTTTTGATGTGCGACATCGATCATTTCAAGCTTTTCAATGACGCCTACGGACACCAGGCCGGGGATGAATGTCTGCGCAAGGTTGCGGCTGCCATCAGCCGCCACACCGAGCGCCCATCCGACACGGTAGCCCGCTTTGGCGGTGAGGAATTTGCCGTCATCCTGCCGGAAACCAGTATCGCTGGCGCCTTGATGGTGGCCGAGAAAATTCGCCACGCCATCCGTGAGCTGAACATCGTTCACGCCACCTCACCCACCGGTCAGGTGGCCCTGAGTATCGGCATTGCCTCAGCAGCCCCCGGTTTCGACAACCCGCCCGATGATCTGATCCTTGCTGCTGACAAGGCGCTTTACCGGGCCAAGCAAGAAGGTCGTGATCGCGTCTGCCGCGCCGACGCCACCTAG
- a CDS encoding DUF748 domain-containing protein produces MSRLSTALKSSRSMKLGKWLGIFLLLIGVLGFLAAPPLLKSILQKQLSQQLHREVSIEQIAINPYALTAKVNGLSIKAEAGKEVAGFDELFINLSSASLFKLAAVVDEIRLQGLRLAVTRVAEGRYDISDLLDEWMKPKDEPEKPTPRFSLNNIQLINAKVVFDDQPKGKVHTISDINLAVPFVSSLPYQAEVLIQPSFSANINGSPLALTGDSKPFSTTHESQLNLDLDRFDLAVLQPYLPESLPFRLNAGTLDTEIKAMFKEVSDKVYSVTIVGAAHVSTLAVAESDGQPLVGWKRLDVELDSVDPLNRKAAVKRVALDGLDVSLAVNKQGEFNVLRLLDKLAKPGAAEPAAKPESAKPFEWTLGEFALSNGLLRWKDESNPVPVDGEVRNLLVSVGKVDGKLVEPIEINEVSYQVDLGERFRVEKMAVKGIRLDLPAHRVDIAEVTNTGARARMLRNKAGKIEWVSSPVLKTIRATDAKAKDEKPWIGKVGKLAVEDLGFRFEDQSLQPVAVQEIDGFNLHGEGLTNEPNQKGTIALKSRINKKGSLNVDGSLQVFPLDVAVKVDTVAVPLMPLEPYLGQFLNISLTRGMVSNKGEATAKLDTGGLKAGYKGSFTLGDFVAVDKLNSADFVKWKSLYFGGIDFRLEPMAINIGEIALTDFYSRLILNKEGRLNVADIVKKSEGETVVAKGESKPAESKLEAKVASKETGPAKPPVPIKIGKITLQNGTVNFSDFFVKPNYTVNLTKLGGRISGLSSAADTVADMDVRGKYANSAPVQILAKLNPLAAKSFLDLKADITGVDLTGFSPYSGKYAGYAIEKGKLSLSVAYKLENNQLAAENRLFIDQFTFGEKIDSPDATKLPVNLAISLLKNNRGEIDLNLPIAGSLDDPQFSIGGLIIKVIVNLFVKAVTSPFALLGSMFGSGEELSNVEFAVGRAGIDGAGTKKLENLAKALVERNSLKLEITGRADPETDKEGVKRVAIERAMKAEKLKDLKKAGEGMSLEDIEIAPEETKTYLTRAYKEAKFPKPRNMVGLQKELPVEEMEKLMLANFPASDDDIKALATRRAEAVQGWLVEQGKVPPERVFLLPPKVERDDKGKGSRADFSLR; encoded by the coding sequence ATGTCACGTCTTTCTACCGCGCTGAAATCCTCTCGCAGCATGAAGCTCGGCAAATGGTTGGGGATATTTCTGCTGCTTATTGGCGTTTTAGGCTTTTTGGCGGCGCCACCGCTGCTTAAATCAATTTTGCAGAAGCAACTCTCGCAGCAGTTGCACCGCGAAGTCAGCATTGAACAGATTGCCATCAATCCCTACGCCTTGACCGCCAAGGTCAACGGTTTGTCGATCAAGGCTGAGGCTGGCAAGGAAGTGGCCGGTTTCGACGAATTGTTCATCAACCTCTCTTCGGCTTCGCTATTCAAGCTGGCGGCTGTCGTCGATGAAATACGTCTCCAGGGGCTGCGTCTTGCCGTGACCCGGGTGGCTGAAGGGCGCTACGATATTTCCGATCTGCTCGACGAGTGGATGAAACCCAAGGATGAGCCGGAGAAGCCGACGCCGCGGTTCTCGCTGAACAATATCCAGCTGATCAATGCCAAGGTCGTTTTCGATGACCAGCCCAAGGGCAAGGTCCATACGATTAGCGACATCAATCTGGCCGTGCCTTTTGTTTCCAGCCTGCCTTATCAGGCCGAGGTGCTGATCCAGCCATCCTTTTCGGCCAATATCAACGGTTCGCCGCTGGCCCTGACCGGCGACAGCAAGCCGTTCTCGACTACTCACGAAAGCCAGCTCAACCTCGATCTGGATCGTTTCGACCTGGCGGTGCTGCAGCCCTACCTGCCTGAATCTCTGCCGTTCCGCCTCAATGCCGGAACGCTCGATACCGAAATCAAGGCGATGTTCAAGGAGGTGTCGGATAAGGTTTATTCGGTGACGATCGTCGGTGCGGCGCATGTTTCCACGCTGGCCGTGGCGGAAAGCGACGGTCAGCCGCTAGTCGGCTGGAAGCGGCTGGATGTGGAACTCGACAGCGTCGACCCGCTCAATCGCAAAGCTGCGGTCAAGCGGGTGGCTCTCGATGGGCTGGATGTCAGTCTGGCCGTGAACAAGCAGGGCGAGTTCAACGTGCTGCGTCTGCTCGACAAACTGGCCAAGCCGGGGGCGGCTGAGCCAGCAGCGAAGCCTGAATCAGCCAAGCCGTTCGAATGGACGCTTGGCGAATTCGCATTGAGCAACGGCCTGCTGCGCTGGAAGGATGAGTCGAATCCGGTACCGGTCGACGGCGAGGTGCGCAATCTGCTGGTCAGCGTCGGCAAGGTCGATGGCAAGCTGGTCGAGCCGATCGAGATCAACGAGGTCAGCTATCAGGTTGATCTTGGCGAGCGCTTCCGTGTCGAGAAAATGGCCGTCAAAGGTATCCGTCTGGACCTTCCGGCTCACCGTGTCGATATTGCCGAGGTGACCAATACCGGTGCCCGTGCCCGGATGTTGCGCAACAAGGCGGGCAAGATTGAATGGGTCAGTTCGCCGGTGTTGAAGACCATCCGGGCGACCGATGCCAAGGCCAAGGATGAAAAGCCGTGGATTGGCAAAGTTGGCAAGCTGGCGGTCGAAGACCTTGGCTTCCGCTTCGAGGATCAGTCTTTGCAGCCTGTGGCCGTGCAGGAAATTGACGGGTTCAATCTGCATGGCGAAGGCCTGACCAACGAGCCCAACCAGAAGGGAACGATTGCCCTGAAGAGCAGGATCAACAAGAAGGGCAGCCTCAATGTCGATGGCAGCTTGCAGGTGTTCCCGCTGGATGTGGCGGTCAAGGTTGATACGGTTGCCGTTCCGCTGATGCCGCTGGAGCCGTATCTCGGGCAATTTTTGAATATTTCCCTGACGCGCGGCATGGTGTCGAACAAGGGTGAGGCAACGGCGAAACTCGATACCGGCGGTTTGAAGGCAGGCTACAAGGGTTCTTTCACGCTGGGTGATTTTGTCGCGGTTGACAAGCTGAACAGCGCCGATTTCGTCAAATGGAAATCGCTCTATTTCGGCGGTATCGATTTCCGTCTTGAGCCAATGGCGATCAATATTGGGGAGATCGCGCTGACCGACTTCTACTCGCGCCTGATCCTCAACAAGGAGGGCCGGCTCAACGTGGCGGATATCGTCAAGAAGTCGGAAGGCGAGACGGTCGTCGCCAAGGGCGAAAGCAAGCCTGCCGAGAGCAAGCTTGAAGCGAAGGTGGCGAGCAAGGAAACAGGGCCTGCCAAGCCGCCCGTGCCGATCAAGATTGGCAAGATCACGCTGCAGAACGGGACGGTCAATTTCTCCGATTTCTTCGTCAAGCCGAATTACACGGTCAACCTGACCAAGCTGGGGGGGCGTATCAGCGGTCTGTCATCGGCCGCCGACACCGTGGCTGACATGGATGTGCGCGGCAAGTACGCCAACTCGGCACCAGTGCAAATCCTGGCCAAGCTGAACCCGCTGGCGGCCAAGTCTTTCCTTGATCTCAAAGCCGACATTACCGGCGTCGACCTGACCGGCTTCTCGCCGTATTCGGGCAAGTATGCCGGCTATGCGATCGAGAAGGGCAAGCTGTCACTGAGTGTGGCCTACAAGCTGGAAAACAACCAGTTGGCGGCGGAAAACCGCTTGTTCATCGACCAGTTTACCTTCGGCGAAAAGATCGATAGCCCGGATGCCACCAAGTTGCCGGTCAACCTGGCAATTTCGCTGCTCAAGAATAACCGCGGCGAGATTGACCTCAATCTGCCAATTGCCGGCTCGCTCGATGATCCGCAGTTCTCGATCGGCGGCCTGATCATCAAGGTCATCGTCAACCTGTTCGTCAAGGCGGTGACTTCGCCGTTTGCACTGCTCGGCTCGATGTTTGGCAGTGGTGAGGAATTGTCGAACGTCGAATTTGCCGTCGGTCGCGCCGGGATCGACGGTGCGGGGACCAAGAAGCTGGAAAATCTGGCCAAGGCATTGGTCGAGCGCAATTCGCTGAAACTGGAAATTACCGGCCGGGCCGATCCGGAAACGGACAAGGAAGGCGTCAAGCGCGTCGCCATTGAACGTGCGATGAAGGCCGAAAAGCTTAAGGACCTCAAGAAAGCCGGCGAGGGGATGTCGCTGGAAGATATAGAAATTGCGCCGGAAGAAACCAAAACCTACCTGACACGGGCCTACAAGGAAGCCAAATTTCCGAAGCCGCGCAACATGGTCGGCCTGCAGAAAGAGCTGCCGGTCGAGGAAATGGAAAAGCTGATGCTGGCCAATTTCCCGGCCAGCGACGACGACATCAAGGCCCTGGCGACGCGTCGTGCCGAGGCAGTGCAGGGCTGGCTGGTCGAGCAGGGCAAGGTACCGCCGGAGCGCGTTTTCCTGTTGCCACCGAAAGTCGAGCGTGACGACAAGGGCAAGGGTAGCCGCGCCGATTTTTCCTTGAGGTAA
- a CDS encoding response regulator, whose product MARRRISVIIVDDNDMMRSILRGMLRGEEYDVVGEARNGVAAIDLVERLKPDIACMDVMMPEKNGIEALCEIKATYPATEVIMVTSNSDPDTVQEAIQNGASGFIIKPFNAARVLDTLEKVSGRVRQKKS is encoded by the coding sequence ATGGCCAGAAGACGCATTTCCGTCATCATCGTTGACGACAATGACATGATGCGCAGCATCCTTCGCGGCATGTTGCGCGGCGAGGAATACGACGTCGTCGGCGAGGCCCGCAACGGTGTGGCTGCCATCGATCTGGTCGAACGCTTGAAGCCTGACATCGCTTGCATGGATGTCATGATGCCGGAAAAGAACGGTATCGAAGCCTTGTGCGAAATCAAGGCAACCTACCCAGCGACAGAGGTCATCATGGTGACCAGCAATTCGGACCCGGATACGGTTCAGGAAGCAATCCAGAACGGAGCGAGCGGCTTCATCATCAAGCCCTTCAATGCGGCTCGTGTGCTCGACACCCTGGAAAAGGTCAGCGGACGAGTCCGCCAGAAAAAATCCTAG
- the gloB gene encoding hydroxyacylglutathione hydrolase has product MFDISFIPAFKDNYIWLLTRGKRAFVVDPGDAAPVQARLEADGLTLEGILITHHHADHQGGVADLKARWQAEVHAPGNESITGCTRPLSGGESIDVLGQNVTVIAVPGHTLGHLAYYTPGALFCGDTLFGAGCGRLFEGTPAQMSASLDRIATLPDDTLIYCAHEYTEMNLRFALAVEPDNPELLARVAKVAALRAAGMPSVPSTLGEEKATNPFLRCQEPAVVEAGLRHAGPSLVGNDIAQATDAGDRSKTAIFTAIRSWRNNF; this is encoded by the coding sequence ATGTTCGATATCTCTTTCATTCCCGCATTCAAAGACAATTACATCTGGCTGCTGACCCGGGGCAAGCGTGCCTTCGTCGTCGATCCCGGCGATGCTGCGCCTGTACAGGCAAGGCTGGAAGCTGACGGCTTGACGCTGGAAGGCATCCTGATCACCCATCACCACGCCGATCATCAGGGGGGCGTCGCCGACCTGAAAGCGCGCTGGCAAGCCGAGGTTCATGCACCGGGCAACGAGTCTATCACAGGCTGTACTCGTCCCCTGAGTGGTGGCGAAAGCATCGATGTACTCGGGCAGAACGTGACCGTGATCGCCGTTCCCGGCCACACGCTGGGGCATCTGGCTTATTACACGCCGGGGGCGCTTTTCTGTGGCGATACACTGTTTGGTGCCGGTTGCGGGCGCTTGTTCGAAGGGACACCGGCCCAGATGTCAGCCTCTCTGGACCGTATTGCTACCTTGCCCGATGACACACTGATTTACTGTGCGCACGAATACACCGAGATGAACCTGCGTTTCGCACTGGCGGTGGAGCCGGATAATCCGGAATTGCTGGCACGTGTGGCCAAAGTGGCTGCGCTGCGTGCTGCCGGTATGCCAAGCGTGCCGTCGACATTGGGCGAGGAAAAAGCGACCAATCCCTTCCTGCGCTGCCAGGAGCCGGCCGTGGTCGAGGCCGGTTTGCGGCATGCCGGGCCAAGTCTGGTCGGCAATGATATTGCGCAAGCTACAGACGCCGGTGATCGTTCAAAAACGGCGATTTTTACGGCTATCCGCAGCTGGCGAAACAACTTCTAG
- the rmuC gene encoding DNA recombination protein RmuC: protein MSETMGLALAVGTVVIILLQVALLLRGNRKQDDAERFRVLQEAQEKGLMRLERELREELARGRREDAEEAFRDREERAQSSNLLSQAVTTQVGQFGTLQAERLEAFARELNRFSLGLDERFERLKLTVEGRLTAIQMDNANKLEEMRRTVDEKLHATLEQRLGESFKLVSDRLEQVHRGLGEMQTLAAGVGDLKRVLTNVKTRGTWGEVQLSALLEQLLTADQFASNVVTRPGSNERVDFAIRLPGKDDGAVVWLPIDAKYPIEDYQRLLDAQERADPVAVEEASRAIETRLKNEAKSIHEKYVSPPHTTDFAMLYLPLEGLYAEGLRRPGLAETLQRDFRVSLAGPTTLAALLNSLQMGFRTLAIEQRSAEVWAVLGAVKTEFGKFGEALAHTRKKLDEASNSIAKAETRTRQLSRKLKEVEALPAAESEQLIGVVDLDGEDE, encoded by the coding sequence ATGAGTGAAACGATGGGGCTGGCCCTGGCAGTCGGCACGGTGGTCATCATCCTGCTGCAGGTGGCCTTGCTGCTGCGGGGCAATCGGAAACAGGATGATGCAGAGCGCTTCCGGGTGCTGCAGGAGGCGCAGGAAAAAGGCTTGATGCGCCTTGAGCGCGAACTGCGCGAGGAGCTGGCGCGCGGCCGGCGCGAGGATGCCGAAGAGGCCTTTCGTGACCGCGAGGAGCGGGCGCAGTCGTCGAATTTGTTGAGTCAGGCGGTGACGACGCAGGTTGGCCAGTTCGGCACCTTGCAGGCCGAACGTCTGGAAGCTTTTGCGCGCGAATTGAACCGTTTTTCGCTCGGTCTCGACGAGCGTTTCGAACGCCTGAAGCTGACCGTCGAAGGGCGGCTGACCGCCATTCAGATGGACAACGCCAACAAGCTCGAAGAGATGCGCCGCACCGTCGATGAGAAGCTGCATGCGACGCTGGAGCAGCGTCTGGGCGAGTCGTTTAAGCTGGTCAGCGACCGACTGGAGCAGGTGCATCGCGGTCTCGGCGAAATGCAGACGCTGGCTGCCGGTGTGGGCGACTTGAAGCGTGTGCTGACCAACGTCAAGACGCGCGGTACCTGGGGCGAAGTCCAGCTCTCGGCCTTGCTCGAACAGTTGCTGACGGCTGACCAGTTTGCCTCGAATGTGGTGACCCGGCCGGGCAGCAACGAACGCGTCGATTTCGCCATCCGCCTGCCGGGCAAGGACGACGGTGCCGTGGTCTGGCTGCCGATCGACGCCAAGTATCCGATCGAAGACTACCAGCGTCTGCTCGATGCCCAGGAGCGGGCCGATCCGGTGGCGGTCGAAGAAGCCTCACGCGCCATCGAAACACGGCTGAAGAATGAGGCGAAGAGCATTCATGAGAAATACGTCTCGCCGCCCCACACGACCGATTTTGCGATGCTCTACCTGCCGCTCGAAGGCCTCTACGCCGAGGGTTTGCGTCGTCCGGGGCTGGCCGAGACGCTGCAGCGCGACTTTAGGGTCAGTCTGGCCGGGCCGACGACCTTGGCCGCACTGCTTAACAGCCTGCAGATGGGCTTCCGGACGCTGGCCATCGAGCAACGCTCGGCCGAGGTCTGGGCCGTGCTTGGCGCGGTGAAGACAGAGTTCGGCAAGTTTGGCGAGGCGCTGGCGCATACCCGGAAAAAGCTGGATGAGGCGAGCAACAGCATCGCCAAGGCGGAAACGCGGACCCGGCAACTGTCGCGCAAGCTGAAGGAAGTCGAGGCGCTGCCGGCGGCAGAATCTGAACAATTGATTGGTGTGGTGGATTTAGATGGCGAAGACGAGTGA